A single region of the Longimicrobium terrae genome encodes:
- a CDS encoding uracil-DNA glycosylase family protein → MNDPRDLLRSWFRQRRELGDEELILEALSPDQLRELLSPVIPQRMGMEAARAAMQPGRSASERPGTRAEPMAERPRPASPARSAASPTSTVSTGSTDTPVIDRNAPPVPGVVETHRREGAPVPGSTPHPPAPRAPARYASAEEIRALPVLSEVRDLALGCPRCELAKTRKHVVFGEGREDADVLVVGEAPGQEEDRTGRPFVGKAGQLLDLLLLSSGFSREQVYICNVLKCRPPANRNPKPEEVDACSPYLLRQVELVQPRVILAFGNFAAQTLLGIDTPMGRMRGGAHQYRGIPLVPTYHPAACLRSPAWVRAVWEDLQRARALLDAA, encoded by the coding sequence GTGAACGATCCGCGCGATCTGCTCCGCTCGTGGTTCCGGCAGCGGCGGGAACTGGGTGATGAGGAACTGATCCTGGAGGCGCTCTCCCCCGATCAGCTGCGCGAACTGCTCTCCCCCGTCATCCCGCAGCGGATGGGGATGGAGGCAGCGCGGGCGGCCATGCAGCCGGGTCGATCCGCGTCGGAGCGGCCGGGCACGCGGGCGGAGCCGATGGCGGAGCGTCCGAGGCCGGCGTCCCCGGCCCGATCGGCCGCATCGCCTACATCGACCGTATCTACCGGGTCGACGGATACGCCGGTCATCGACAGGAACGCGCCGCCGGTGCCGGGCGTGGTGGAGACGCACCGGCGGGAGGGTGCGCCGGTGCCGGGGAGCACGCCGCATCCGCCTGCGCCCCGCGCGCCTGCCCGCTACGCCTCCGCGGAGGAGATTCGCGCGCTCCCCGTGCTGAGCGAGGTGCGCGACCTGGCGCTGGGGTGCCCGCGCTGCGAGCTGGCCAAGACGCGCAAGCACGTGGTGTTCGGCGAGGGCAGGGAAGACGCGGACGTGCTCGTCGTGGGCGAGGCGCCGGGGCAGGAGGAAGACCGCACCGGGCGGCCGTTCGTGGGCAAGGCGGGGCAGCTGCTGGATCTGCTGCTGCTTTCGTCCGGCTTTTCACGCGAGCAGGTGTACATCTGCAACGTGCTCAAGTGCCGCCCGCCGGCCAACCGGAATCCCAAGCCGGAAGAGGTGGACGCCTGCAGCCCCTACCTGCTGCGCCAGGTGGAACTGGTGCAGCCGCGGGTGATTCTGGCGTTCGGCAACTTCGCCGCGCAGACGCTGCTGGGCATCGACACGCCCATGGGCCGCATGCGGGGCGGCGCGCACCAGTACCGCGGCATTCCGCTCGTTCCCACCTACCACCCGGCCGCCTGCCTGCGCAGCCCGGCCTGGGTGCGCGCCGTCTGGGAAGACCTTCAGCGCGCGCGCGCTCTGCTGGACGCGGCCTGA
- the coaBC gene encoding bifunctional phosphopantothenoylcysteine decarboxylase/phosphopantothenate--cysteine ligase CoaBC — protein sequence MPGPRSSRRPFTGRRVVLGVTGGIAAYKAITVARELTLAGAEVDVVLSAGALEFVRPLSFEALTGRPAYSSLYPQGDPLLHIRLARDADLVIIAPATANFLARAAAGMADDLMTAALLATAAPVVLVPAMNDRMYAHPATQGNLARLAEYGYRVAGPAVGPLAWGEGEGPGRMLEPEQIVAHAGRALEGRGALAGRVVVVTAGPTREPIDPVRFIGNRSSGRMGYEIAAAAWRRGAQTILIAGPSHLPVPEGVELRRVETAEQMRAAVAEALPAADTLVMSAAVADFRPANAATDKIKKEAGGVPQIVLEPTADVLRATRDVRPAGCVVVGFALETADVVENGRRKLHGKGLDLLVVNDATEPGAGFEVETNRVVLLQPDLPDEALPLMSKAEVADRILDRVESILTAEPGA from the coding sequence GTGCCCGGACCGCGTTCTTCTCGGCGCCCCTTCACGGGGCGCCGCGTCGTCCTGGGCGTCACCGGCGGAATCGCCGCGTACAAGGCCATCACCGTGGCCCGCGAGCTCACGCTCGCGGGTGCGGAGGTGGACGTGGTGCTTTCCGCGGGGGCGCTCGAATTCGTGCGCCCTCTTTCGTTCGAGGCGCTCACGGGGCGCCCGGCGTACTCGTCGCTGTATCCCCAGGGCGATCCGCTCCTGCACATCCGCCTGGCCCGCGACGCGGACCTGGTGATCATTGCGCCCGCCACCGCCAACTTTCTGGCGCGGGCGGCCGCCGGCATGGCCGACGACCTGATGACCGCCGCGCTGCTTGCGACGGCGGCGCCCGTCGTCCTCGTTCCGGCGATGAACGACCGCATGTACGCCCACCCCGCCACGCAGGGCAACCTTGCGCGGCTGGCGGAATACGGGTATCGGGTCGCCGGTCCCGCCGTGGGCCCTCTCGCCTGGGGCGAGGGCGAAGGACCGGGGCGCATGCTGGAGCCGGAGCAGATCGTGGCCCACGCGGGGCGCGCGCTGGAAGGCCGCGGCGCGCTGGCGGGCCGCGTGGTCGTCGTCACCGCCGGGCCCACGCGCGAGCCGATCGACCCGGTGCGCTTCATCGGCAACCGCTCGTCGGGGCGCATGGGGTACGAGATCGCCGCCGCGGCGTGGCGGCGCGGCGCGCAGACGATTCTCATCGCCGGGCCGTCGCATCTTCCCGTCCCGGAAGGCGTGGAACTGCGCCGCGTAGAGACGGCGGAGCAGATGCGCGCCGCCGTCGCCGAGGCGCTGCCCGCCGCCGACACGCTGGTGATGTCCGCCGCGGTCGCGGACTTCCGCCCGGCCAACGCCGCGACGGACAAGATCAAGAAGGAAGCGGGCGGCGTTCCCCAGATCGTTCTGGAGCCCACGGCGGACGTGCTGCGCGCCACGCGCGACGTGCGCCCGGCGGGGTGCGTGGTCGTGGGCTTCGCGCTGGAAACGGCGGACGTGGTGGAGAACGGGCGCCGCAAGCTGCACGGCAAGGGGCTGGACCTGCTCGTGGTGAACGATGCGACGGAGCCGGGCGCCGGCTTCGAGGTGGAAACCAACCGCGTCGTCCTGCTTCAGCCCGATCTGCCGGATGAGGCGCTGCCGCTGATGAGCAAGGCGGAGGTTGCAGACCGCATTCTGGACCGTGTGGAATCGATCCTCACGGCGGAGCCCGGCGCGTGA
- the rpoZ gene encoding DNA-directed RNA polymerase subunit omega, with the protein MRVVTPGQAARHTGSKYLGVLVAAKMARNLNELRRNELLEDPTLGNPDEVREKLTTIAIEQVRDGKAAYHLIHRRRPDEL; encoded by the coding sequence ATGCGAGTGGTGACTCCGGGCCAGGCGGCCCGTCATACCGGAAGCAAGTACCTGGGCGTCCTGGTGGCGGCCAAGATGGCGCGCAACCTGAACGAGCTGCGCCGCAACGAGCTGCTCGAAGACCCCACGCTGGGCAATCCGGACGAGGTCCGCGAGAAGCTGACCACGATCGCCATCGAGCAGGTGCGCGACGGCAAGGCGGCGTACCACCTGATCCATCGCCGCCGTCCGGACGAACTCTAA
- the gmk gene encoding guanylate kinase encodes MTVPSAPFPLVLSAPSGAGKTTIAGRLRERRADVVFSVSATTRSPRPGERDGVHYHFVDVDEFRRMIAGGELLEHAEVHGNFYGTPRSELRRAHAAGAFLLLDIDVQGAAQVRAAVPEAVLVFILPPSGRVLVQRLTGRGSEADEAVRRRLRNARDEIAEAPRFDHVVLNDELDHAVADVEAILDGRAGAVRPHPPLDGLINAIAAEIERNLGSDAG; translated from the coding sequence GTGACGGTCCCCTCCGCTCCCTTTCCCCTGGTGCTCAGCGCTCCCAGCGGCGCGGGAAAGACGACCATCGCCGGCCGGCTGCGCGAGCGGCGCGCGGACGTCGTCTTCAGCGTCTCCGCCACAACGCGGTCTCCGCGCCCGGGCGAGCGCGACGGGGTGCACTACCATTTCGTCGACGTGGACGAGTTCCGGCGGATGATTGCCGGCGGCGAGCTGCTGGAGCACGCGGAGGTGCACGGCAACTTCTACGGCACCCCGCGCAGCGAACTGCGGCGGGCGCACGCGGCCGGGGCGTTTCTGCTGCTGGACATCGATGTGCAGGGAGCGGCGCAGGTGCGGGCCGCGGTGCCGGAAGCGGTGCTGGTCTTCATCCTCCCCCCCTCCGGACGCGTGCTGGTGCAGCGGCTGACGGGGCGGGGCAGCGAGGCGGACGAAGCAGTGCGCCGCCGCCTGCGGAATGCGCGGGACGAAATCGCCGAAGCGCCGCGGTTTGACCACGTGGTGCTGAACGACGAGCTGGACCACGCCGTGGCGGACGTGGAAGCCATCCTGGACGGGCGGGCGGGGGCCGTGCGCCCCCATCCGCCGCTGGATGGGCTGATCAACGCCATCGCGGCGGAGATCGAACGAAACCTGGGCTCGGACGCGGGCTGA
- a CDS encoding YicC/YloC family endoribonuclease — MTGFGEAARETAAGTLRVEIRTVNHRHLSVNFRTPPSLSKWEPQLREWLRGELSRGHVNGSLRLEPAGASGAAAFGLSLDEERVRAYLALFTDLRERFGVGGEPDLASLLRFGDVIVRDDDGAKAELDVEELRAVVEDAARATARMREDEGRRLADDLEGRIAAIETALNAIAELAPARLIAERDRLRTAIAELSGGVAVNEDRLAQEIAHLAERWDINEELVRFRSHNELFRELMAAEATEPVGKRLSFLVQEMHREANTIGSKANHAGIAHRVIAIKEEVERLREQVENVE, encoded by the coding sequence ATGACGGGGTTTGGGGAAGCGGCGCGGGAAACGGCGGCGGGAACGCTGCGCGTGGAAATCCGCACCGTGAACCACCGCCACCTGAGCGTAAACTTTCGTACGCCCCCTTCGCTGTCGAAGTGGGAGCCGCAGCTGCGCGAATGGCTGCGCGGCGAGCTTTCGCGCGGGCACGTGAACGGCTCGCTGCGGCTGGAGCCCGCCGGCGCTTCGGGCGCGGCGGCGTTCGGGCTTTCGCTGGATGAGGAGCGTGTCCGCGCCTACCTGGCGCTGTTCACCGACCTGCGCGAGCGCTTTGGCGTGGGCGGCGAGCCGGACCTCGCCTCGCTCCTGCGCTTTGGCGACGTCATCGTGCGCGACGACGACGGGGCGAAGGCGGAGCTGGACGTGGAGGAGCTGCGCGCTGTGGTGGAAGATGCCGCGCGCGCCACCGCCCGCATGCGCGAGGACGAGGGACGCCGCCTGGCGGACGACCTGGAAGGGCGCATCGCCGCCATCGAAACGGCGCTGAACGCCATCGCCGAGCTGGCCCCCGCGCGGCTGATCGCCGAGCGCGACCGGCTGCGGACGGCGATCGCCGAGCTGAGCGGCGGCGTGGCGGTGAACGAGGACCGGCTGGCGCAGGAGATCGCGCATCTGGCCGAGCGGTGGGACATCAACGAAGAGCTGGTGCGCTTCCGTTCGCACAACGAGCTGTTCCGCGAGCTGATGGCGGCCGAGGCGACGGAGCCGGTGGGCAAGCGCCTGTCCTTCCTCGTCCAGGAGATGCACCGCGAGGCGAACACCATCGGCTCCAAGGCCAACCACGCGGGGATCGCCCACCGCGTGATCGCCATCAAGGAAGAGGTGGAGCGCCTTCGCGAGCAGGTGGAGAACGTGGAGTGA
- a CDS encoding TonB-dependent receptor plug domain-containing protein, with amino-acid sequence MTPRLFRRGIPALLCAFAAVLVAAAELRAQVPAARDTVRKDSALVADPNVRADTLPDRPAADSVPADSTLPAPVFPLLPEPRETGFGPGVWVFGPVELARFHGLSMLDLLDRIPGIVVTREGSPGRPAGVAAFGGGGGRLRVFLDGWEMPGLNASSPELQRIPLVDVSAVRVFRGLGEIRVDIQTLRLTDRRPYAQIEGGEGDYATRILRGLFSRPLGQRMVATVGVDVVETGGFRRAEPFSANTGFGRLSYAFSADRALELEYRSTAVDAERSFAFNGTRATLPTEAYDRGELMLRARGRVLGDVWVDGAVGRSWQRPGGGDTITLEREAVQAYARAVADIPLGRLEGALRYRGVDDEGFAAGGAEASLRAELTPGRAISAWGEVRAGSWGGSTGVELEAAARTGAWRGVSLFGQAATGTRAIRYWRDTSEVVQNLGNVINPSIPALDTVPIVDFPDIFPTLAAVRAGAEWTRGAVQAGAAFVVHDLGGTVPYGFYFDRGTQPAAGTTVSGVEAYASVPLFWRQLRFDAHYTDFFAVPDRPYTPARFGRAALEFHGVYKDGNLEPTLRAELLGRDRAVSLDATTGALTALTEPYLIANLFVQIRVLDVRAFYRAENLLNRRTAADIPGLTLPGARSLFGVRWFFRD; translated from the coding sequence ATGACGCCGCGCCTGTTCCGGCGGGGGATTCCCGCGCTGCTCTGCGCGTTCGCCGCGGTGCTGGTCGCCGCGGCGGAGCTTCGCGCGCAGGTGCCCGCCGCGCGCGACACGGTGCGCAAGGACAGCGCGCTCGTGGCCGATCCCAACGTGCGCGCCGACACGCTTCCGGACCGCCCCGCCGCGGACTCCGTCCCGGCGGACAGCACCCTGCCCGCGCCCGTCTTTCCGCTCCTTCCCGAGCCGCGCGAAACCGGCTTCGGGCCCGGAGTGTGGGTGTTCGGGCCGGTGGAGCTGGCGCGCTTTCACGGCCTGTCCATGCTGGACCTGCTGGACCGCATTCCCGGCATCGTCGTCACCCGCGAAGGAAGCCCCGGCCGTCCGGCGGGCGTGGCGGCCTTTGGCGGGGGCGGCGGGCGGCTGCGCGTGTTTCTGGATGGATGGGAGATGCCGGGGCTGAACGCCTCGTCTCCCGAACTGCAGCGCATTCCGCTGGTGGATGTGTCGGCCGTCCGCGTGTTCCGCGGGCTGGGCGAGATCCGCGTGGACATTCAGACGCTGCGGCTGACGGACCGGCGGCCGTACGCGCAGATTGAAGGTGGCGAGGGCGACTACGCCACGCGCATTCTGCGGGGCCTGTTTTCGCGCCCGCTGGGGCAGCGGATGGTGGCCACGGTGGGGGTGGACGTGGTGGAGACCGGCGGCTTCCGCCGGGCGGAGCCGTTCAGCGCCAACACGGGCTTCGGCCGGCTGAGCTACGCCTTTTCCGCCGACCGCGCGCTGGAACTGGAGTACCGCTCCACCGCGGTGGACGCGGAGCGCTCGTTCGCCTTCAACGGCACGCGGGCCACCCTTCCCACGGAAGCGTACGACCGCGGCGAGTTGATGCTGCGGGCGCGCGGACGCGTGCTGGGCGACGTGTGGGTGGACGGCGCGGTGGGCCGCAGCTGGCAGCGGCCGGGCGGGGGCGACACCATCACCCTGGAGCGCGAGGCGGTGCAGGCGTACGCCCGCGCCGTGGCCGACATTCCGCTGGGCCGGCTGGAAGGCGCCCTGCGCTACCGCGGCGTGGACGACGAGGGCTTCGCGGCGGGCGGGGCGGAAGCGTCGCTGCGCGCGGAACTCACGCCGGGGCGCGCCATCTCGGCCTGGGGCGAGGTTCGCGCGGGAAGCTGGGGCGGGTCCACGGGGGTGGAGCTGGAGGCCGCGGCGCGCACCGGGGCGTGGCGCGGCGTGTCCCTCTTCGGCCAGGCCGCCACGGGCACGCGCGCCATCCGCTACTGGCGCGACACCAGCGAGGTGGTGCAGAACCTGGGGAACGTGATCAATCCGTCCATCCCCGCGCTGGACACGGTGCCCATCGTGGACTTTCCCGACATCTTCCCCACGCTGGCGGCGGTGCGGGCGGGCGCGGAGTGGACGCGGGGCGCGGTGCAGGCGGGCGCCGCCTTCGTGGTGCACGACCTGGGTGGAACCGTGCCGTACGGCTTCTACTTCGACCGCGGGACGCAGCCGGCGGCGGGCACCACGGTGTCGGGGGTGGAGGCGTACGCGTCCGTCCCCCTCTTCTGGCGCCAGCTTCGGTTCGACGCGCACTACACGGACTTCTTTGCCGTGCCGGACCGGCCGTACACGCCGGCGCGCTTCGGCCGCGCGGCGCTGGAGTTTCACGGCGTGTACAAGGACGGCAACCTGGAGCCCACGCTGCGCGCGGAGCTGCTGGGGCGCGACCGGGCCGTGTCGCTGGACGCCACCACGGGCGCGCTGACGGCGCTGACGGAGCCGTACCTGATCGCCAACCTGTTCGTGCAGATCCGCGTGCTGGACGTGCGCGCCTTCTACCGCGCGGAAAACCTGCTGAACCGGCGGACCGCCGCGGACATCCCGGGGCTCACGCTCCCCGGCGCGCGCTCGCTCTTTGGCGTGCGCTGGTTCTTCCGCGACTGA
- a CDS encoding leucyl aminopeptidase yields the protein MKISAVRADVARHAAPLLVIPVLQGDTQDAAFTALDHAMSGHLAALLARGDVRGAFGETVVVFPPAGTAAAERVLMVGVGRGADLTPERLRRAAGSAAEQAAKSRASSVAFAVPASAVASREAARALAEGLVLGAYDFREWKTEDPAAPARAALSEAVLLLPEGADAAEYAEGARIGEIIARGENLARTLGNLPGNVATPTYLAQTAERIAAEQGMTVTILGPEEMRAERMDALLAVAAGSAQEPRLIVLEHRGGAEGEKPLVIVGKGLTFDAGGISIKPAQGMEEMKFDMCGGAGTLGAMQAIAELNLPVNVVGIVPSSENLLGSKAMKPGDIIRGRGGKTIEVVNTDAEGRLILVDAISYAEKYEPAAMLDAATLTGACVIALGHAATAVLGNDQALLDEVIAAGEHTGERCWPLPMFDDYREQIKSDYADLKNSGGRPAGTITAAWFLREFVGDWPWVHLDVAGTAYGEGKLSYLSKGSTGVPTRIFVQWVMGRAARRETPSPA from the coding sequence ATGAAGATCTCGGCCGTCCGCGCGGACGTGGCGCGGCACGCGGCTCCCCTGCTGGTGATTCCCGTTCTGCAGGGCGATACGCAGGACGCGGCGTTCACCGCGCTGGACCATGCCATGAGCGGCCACCTCGCGGCGCTGCTGGCGCGCGGCGACGTGCGCGGCGCCTTTGGCGAAACCGTGGTCGTATTTCCCCCCGCGGGCACGGCCGCGGCCGAGCGCGTGCTGATGGTGGGCGTGGGCAGGGGCGCGGACCTCACCCCGGAGCGGCTGCGCCGCGCTGCGGGGAGCGCCGCCGAGCAGGCCGCCAAGTCCCGCGCCTCGTCCGTGGCGTTCGCCGTCCCCGCGTCCGCCGTGGCGTCCCGCGAGGCGGCGCGCGCGCTGGCCGAGGGGCTGGTGCTGGGCGCGTACGACTTCCGCGAGTGGAAGACCGAGGATCCCGCCGCTCCCGCCCGCGCGGCGCTGAGCGAGGCCGTCCTTCTTCTCCCCGAAGGCGCGGACGCGGCGGAATACGCGGAAGGCGCGCGCATCGGCGAGATCATCGCGCGCGGCGAGAACCTGGCGCGCACGCTGGGCAATCTCCCCGGCAACGTCGCGACGCCGACGTACTTGGCGCAGACGGCGGAGCGCATCGCGGCGGAGCAGGGGATGACGGTCACCATCCTGGGCCCGGAGGAGATGCGGGCCGAGCGGATGGACGCGCTGCTGGCCGTGGCCGCCGGCTCCGCGCAGGAGCCGCGGCTGATCGTGCTGGAGCACCGCGGCGGCGCGGAGGGCGAGAAGCCGCTGGTCATCGTGGGCAAGGGCCTCACCTTTGACGCCGGCGGCATCAGCATCAAGCCCGCGCAGGGGATGGAGGAGATGAAGTTCGACATGTGCGGCGGCGCCGGAACGCTGGGCGCCATGCAGGCCATCGCCGAACTCAACCTCCCCGTCAACGTGGTGGGCATCGTCCCCAGCAGCGAGAACCTGCTGGGCTCCAAGGCGATGAAGCCGGGCGACATCATCCGCGGGCGCGGCGGCAAGACCATCGAGGTCGTCAACACCGACGCGGAGGGGCGGCTGATTCTGGTGGATGCCATCAGCTACGCGGAAAAGTACGAACCGGCGGCCATGCTGGACGCGGCGACGCTGACCGGCGCCTGCGTGATCGCGCTGGGCCACGCCGCCACCGCGGTGCTGGGCAACGACCAGGCGCTGCTGGACGAGGTGATCGCCGCGGGGGAGCACACCGGCGAGCGCTGCTGGCCGCTGCCCATGTTTGACGACTACCGCGAGCAGATCAAGAGCGACTACGCGGACCTCAAGAACAGCGGCGGACGCCCGGCGGGAACGATTACCGCCGCGTGGTTCCTGCGCGAGTTCGTGGGCGACTGGCCGTGGGTGCACCTGGACGTGGCCGGCACGGCGTACGGCGAGGGCAAGCTCAGCTACCTGAGCAAGGGCTCCACCGGCGTCCCCACCCGCATCTTCGTACAGTGGGTGATGGGCCGCGCCGCCCGCCGGGAGACGCCGTCCCCCGCATGA
- the icd gene encoding NADP-dependent isocitrate dehydrogenase — MASDQRPSVPTDGERITISGTTLSVPDAPILPFIEGDGTGPDIWAASQPVFDEAVRRAYGGKRRIVWMEVLAGEKAFNQTGDWLPSATLDAFREYLVGIKGPLTTPVGGGIRSLNVALRQELDLYACLRPVRWFEGVPSPVKRPGDVDMVIFRENTEDIYAGIEFEEGTEDAAKFRALLQEQFGPRYKKVRFPETSGFGIKPVSREGTERLVRSALDYALANKRKSLTLVHKGNIMKFTEGAFKTWGYELAEREYGDRVFTWAEYDRIKDAQGEDAANAAQKEAESAGRMVVKDSIADAFLQQILTRPRDYDVIATLNLNGDYVSDALAAQVGGIGIAPGANINYLTGHAIFEATHGTAPKYAGKDQVNPGSVILSGEMMLRYMGWTEAADLIVTGLEGAIRQKTVTYDFERLMEGATKVSCSEFGRKIIENMG, encoded by the coding sequence ATGGCGAGCGACCAGCGGCCGTCCGTCCCCACCGACGGCGAGCGCATTACCATCAGCGGGACCACGCTCAGCGTTCCCGATGCGCCCATTCTTCCCTTCATCGAGGGCGACGGCACGGGGCCCGACATCTGGGCCGCCTCGCAGCCCGTCTTTGACGAGGCCGTGCGGCGTGCGTACGGCGGCAAGCGCCGCATCGTGTGGATGGAAGTGCTGGCGGGCGAAAAGGCCTTCAACCAGACCGGCGACTGGCTTCCCTCGGCCACGCTGGACGCCTTCCGCGAGTACCTCGTCGGCATCAAGGGCCCGCTCACCACGCCCGTGGGCGGCGGCATCCGCTCGCTGAACGTGGCGCTGCGCCAGGAGTTGGACCTGTACGCCTGCCTGCGCCCCGTGCGCTGGTTCGAGGGCGTGCCGTCCCCCGTGAAGCGCCCGGGCGACGTGGACATGGTAATCTTCCGCGAAAACACGGAAGACATCTACGCCGGCATCGAGTTCGAGGAAGGCACCGAAGACGCCGCGAAGTTCCGCGCGCTGCTGCAGGAGCAGTTCGGCCCGCGCTACAAGAAGGTGCGCTTCCCCGAGACGTCCGGCTTCGGCATCAAGCCGGTGAGCCGCGAGGGCACGGAGCGGCTGGTGCGCTCGGCGCTGGACTATGCGCTGGCCAACAAGCGCAAGTCGCTGACGCTGGTGCACAAGGGGAACATCATGAAGTTCACCGAGGGCGCCTTCAAGACGTGGGGCTACGAGCTGGCCGAGCGCGAGTACGGCGACCGGGTGTTCACCTGGGCGGAGTACGACCGCATCAAGGACGCGCAGGGCGAGGACGCCGCCAACGCGGCGCAGAAGGAGGCGGAGTCCGCCGGCCGCATGGTGGTCAAGGACAGCATCGCCGACGCGTTCCTGCAGCAGATCCTTACGCGTCCGCGCGACTACGACGTGATCGCCACGCTGAACCTGAACGGCGACTACGTGAGCGACGCGCTGGCGGCGCAGGTGGGCGGCATCGGCATCGCGCCGGGGGCCAACATCAACTACCTGACCGGCCACGCCATCTTTGAGGCCACGCACGGCACGGCCCCCAAGTACGCCGGCAAGGACCAGGTCAACCCCGGCTCCGTCATCCTCAGCGGCGAGATGATGCTGCGCTACATGGGATGGACCGAGGCCGCGGACCTGATCGTCACCGGGCTGGAAGGCGCCATCCGCCAGAAGACGGTGACGTACGACTTCGAGCGGCTGATGGAAGGTGCCACCAAGGTGTCGTGCTCGGAGTTCGGCCGGAAGATCATCGAGAACATGGGGTAG